One genomic window of Ricinus communis isolate WT05 ecotype wild-type unplaced genomic scaffold, ASM1957865v1 Ctg19, whole genome shotgun sequence includes the following:
- the LOC125368813 gene encoding photosystem I assembly protein Ycf3, producing MPRSRITGNFIDKTFSIVANILLRIIPTTSGEKEAFTYYRDGMSAQSEGNYAEALQNYYEAMRLEIDPYDRSYILYNIGLIHTSNGEHTKALEYYFRALERNPFLPQALNNMAVICHYRGEQAIRQGDSEIAEAWFDQAAEYWKQAIALTPGNYIEAQNWLKITRRFE from the exons ATGCCTAGATCCCGGATAACtggaaattttattgataagaCCTTTTCAATTGTAGCCAATATCTTATTACGAATAATTCCGACAACTTCGGGAGAAAAAGAGGCATTTACTTATTACAGAGATG GGATGTCTGCTCAATCCGAAGGAAATTATGCAGAAGCTTTACAGAATTATTATGAAGCTATGCGGCTAGAAATTGATCCCTATGATCGAAGTTATATACTCTATAATATAGGCCTTATTCACACAAGTAATGGAGAACATACAAAAGCTTTGGAATATTATTTTCGGGCACTAGAACGAAACCCCTTCTTACCACAAGCTTTAAATAATATGGCCGTGATCTGTCATT ACCGAGGAGAACAGGCCATTCGGCAGGGAGATTCTGAAATTGCGGAGGCTTGGTTCGATCAAGCCGCAGAGTATTGGAAACAAGCTATAGCGCTTACTCCCGGAAATTATATTGAAGCGCAGAATTGGTTGAAGATCACAAGGCGTTTTGAATAA
- the LOC125368811 gene encoding LOW QUALITY PROTEIN: photosystem I P700 chlorophyll a apoprotein A1-like (The sequence of the model RefSeq protein was modified relative to this genomic sequence to represent the inferred CDS: inserted 4 bases in 2 codons), producing the protein MIIRSPEPEVKILVDRDPVKTSFEEWARPGHFSRTIAKGPDTTTWIWNLHADAHDFDSHTSDLEEIXRKVFSAHFGQLSIIFLWLSGMYFHGARFSNYEAWLSDPTHIGPSAQVVWPIVGQEILNGDVXGFRGIQITSGFFQIWRASGITSELQLYCTAIGALVFAALMLFAGWFHYHKAAPKLAWFQDVESMLNHHLAGLLGLGSLSWAGHQVHVSLPINQFLNAGVDPKEIPLPHEFILNRDLLAQLYPSFAEGATPFFTLNWSKYSEFLTFRGGLDPVTGGLWLTDIAHHHLAIAILFLVAGHMYRTNWGIGHGIKDILEAHKGPFTGQGHKGLYEILTTSWHAQLSLNLAMLGSLTIVVAHHMYSMPPYPYLATDYGTQLSLFTHHMWIGGFLIVGAAAHAAIFMVRDYDPTTRYNDLLDRVLRHRDAIISHLNWVCIFLGFHSFGLYIHNDTMSALGRPQDMFSDTAIQLQPVFAQWIQNTHAIAPGATAPGAIASTSLTWGGGDLVAVGGKVALLPIPLGTADFMVHHIHAFTIHVTVLILLKGVLFARSSRLIPDKANLGFRFPCDGPGRGGTCQVSAWDHVFLGLFWMYNSISVVIFHFSWKMQSDVWGSISDQGVVTHITGGNFAQSSITVNGWLRDFLWAQASQVIQSYGSSLSAYGLFFLGAHFVWAFSLMFLFSGRGYWQELIESIVWAHNKLKVAPATQPRALSIIQGRAVGVTHYLLGGIATTWAFFLARIIAVG; encoded by the exons ATGATTATTCGTTCGCCGGAACCAGAAGTAAAAATTTTGGTAGATAGGGATCCCGTCAAAACTTCTTTCGAGGAATGGGCTAGACCGGGTCATTTCTCAAGAACAATAGCTAAAGGACCAGATACTACCACTTGGATCTGGAACCTACATGCTGATGCTCACGATTTCGATAGCCATACCAGTGATTTGGAGGAGAT TCGAAAAGTATTTAGTGCTCATTTCGGCCAACTCTcaatcatctttctttggCTGAGTGGCATGTATTTCCACGGTGCTCGTTTTTCCAATTATGAAGCATGGCTAAGTGATCCTACTCACATTGGACCTAGTGCCCAAGTGGTTTGGCCAATAGTGGGCCAAGAAATATTGAATGGTGATGT GGGGTTCCGAGGAATACAAATAACCTCCGGTTTTTTTCAGATTTGGAGAGCATCTGGAATAACTAGTGAATTACAACTGTATTGTACCGCAATTGGTGCATTGGTCTTTGCAGCCCTTATGCTTTTTGCCGGTTGGTTCCATTATCACAAAGCTGCGCCAAAATTGGCTTGGTTCCAAGATGTAGAATCTATGTTGAATCACCATTTAGCGGGGCTACTAGGACTTGGGTCTCTTTCTTGGGCAGGGCATCAAGTACATGTCTCTTTACCAATTAACCAGTTTCTAAACGCTGGAGTGGATCCTAAAGAAATCCCACTTCCTCATGAATTTATCTTGAATCGGGATCTTTTGGCTCAACTTTATCCCAGTTTTGCTGAGGGAGCAACCCCATTTTTCACCTTGAATTGGTCAAAATATTCGGAATTTCTTACTTTTCGTGGAGGATTAGATCCAGTGACTGGGGGTCTATGGCTGACCGATATTGCACACCATCATTTAGCTATTGCAATTCTTTTCCTGGTAGCTGGTCACATGTATAGGACTAACTGGGGTATTGGTCATggtataaaagatattttagagGCTCATAAAGGCCCATTTACAGGTCAGGGCCATAAAGGCCTATATGAGATCCTAACAACGTCGTGGCATGCTCAATTATCTCTTAACCTAGCTATGTTGGGTTCTTTAACCATTGTTGTAGCTCACCATATGTATTCCATGCCTCCTTATCCATATCTAGCTACTGACTATGGTACACAACTGTCATTGTTCACACATCACATGTGGATTGGTGGATTTCTCATAGTTGGTGCTGCTGCGCATGCAGCCATTTTTATGGTAAGAGACTATGATCCAACTACTCGATACAACGATCTATTAGATCGTGTCCTGAGGCATCGCGATGCAATCATATCACATCTCAATTGGGTATGTATATTTTTAGGCTTTCACAGTTTTggtttatatattcataatgaTACCATGAGTGCTTTAGGGCGCCCTCAAGATATGTTTTCAGATACTGCTATACAATTACAACCCGTCTTTGCTCAATGGATACAAAACACCCATGCTATTGCACCGGGTGCAACGGCTCCTGGTGCAATAGCAAGCACCAGTTTGACTTGGGGGGGTGGCGATTTAGTGGCAGTGGGTGGCAAGGTTGCTTTGTTACCGATTCCATTAGGAACCGCGGATTTTATGGTACATCACATTCATGCATTTACGATTCATGTGACAGTATTGATACTTCTGAAAGGAGTTCTATTTGCCCGTAGCTCTCGTTTGATACCGGATAAAGCAAATCTTGGTTTTCGTTTCCCTTGTGATGGACCTGGAAGAGGGGGAACATGTCAAGTATCCGCTTGGGATCATGTCTTCTTAGGGCTGTTTTGGATGTACAATTCAATTTCGGTAGTAATATTCCATTTCAGTTGGAAAATGCAGTCAGATGTTTGGGGTAGTATAAGTGATCAAGGGGTGGTAACTCATATCACGGGAGGAAACTTTGCACAGAGTTCCATTACTGTTAATGGGTGGCTCCGCGATTTCTTATGGGCACAGGCATCCCAGGTAATTCAGTCTTATGGTTCTTCATTATCTGCATATGGCCTTTTTTTCCTAGGCGCTCATTTTGTATGGGCTTTTAGTTTAATGTTTCTATTCAGTGGTCGTGGTTATTGGCAAGAACTTATTGAATCAATCGTGTGggctcataataaattaaaagttgcTCCTGCTACTCAGCCTCGAGCCTTGAGCATTATACAAGGACGTGCTGTAGGAGTAACCCATTACCTTCTGGGTGGAATTGCCACAACATGGGCGTTCTTCTTAGCAAGAATTATTGCAGTAGGATAA